The Pseudomonas nunensis genome includes the window ATTGGCTGGGTGATATCGCCGACAGCCATGGTGCTCAGCATGCGATCGAACGGAGGTGGCAATTGAGCCGCTTTGCGGAAGCCCATGTCGCCGCCTTCCAGTGCGGTTTCGCTGGCGGATTTGGCGATGGCCAACTGAGCGAAGTCAGCGCCTTGCTTGAGTTGCTGATAAACCGCATCCGCTTGCTTGGCTGCAGCCTGAATCGCGTCGGAGTTGGCGCTTTCCGGCGTAGGAATCAGGATGTTGGCCAGACGGAATTCTTCGGACAGCTGCATTTTGCCCAGGTCGGAAGCCAGGAAGTTCTTCACTTCCTGCTCGGACACCTGGATGCGCTCTGCCACACGACGCTGGCGCACACGGCTGATGATCATCTCGCGACGAATCTGGTCACGGGCGTCGTCGTAAGACAAACCGTCGTGGGCCAGGGCGGCGCGGAATTGATCGATCGACATGTTATTGCGCTGGGCAATGGTGCCGACGGCCTGGTTCAGCTCTTCATCGGTAATGCGGATGCCGGAACGTTCGCCGATCTGCAATTGCAGGTTTTCGACGATCAGGCGCTCCAGTACCTGCTGATCCAGCACGCTGGTCGGCGGTACGGCAGCGCCGCGTTTGGCGATGGTTTGCTGAACTTCGTGGACCCGTTGGTCCAGTTGGCTCTGCATGACCACGTCGTTGTCGACGATCGCCACTACTTTATCGATGGACTGTACCGCGGCGTTAGCCGCAGTACCCAGGAACAGCGCGCCCAGCACTAGCGGGCGCAGACAATCAGAAAGCTTGGTCTTCACGTTCACGATAACCTTGAATGCCTTTGTCGAGGAAGCTCTCTACTTTGGCGCCGGTGAGGCCGCCGAGTCCCTTCAGAACAATTTGGAGGAAGACGCCATGGTCGCCTTTTTCGTTTTGCTGGACGTCTTGACTGGTTTCGTCATAAGCCACCCAGTAACGGTTGATCAGGCGCAGTTTCCAGCAGCAGTTGTCGTACTCGAAACCACCGAAGGCTTCCAAGGTACGGTTGCGGTTGTAGTCATACTGCCAGCGGCTGATGGCGTTCCATTGCGGCACGATCGGCCAGATTACCGAGAAGTCGTGCTGTTGAATTTTGTAGTAATCCTTCACGAAACCAGGCTGGCCTTCAACACCCAGGTCGCCGCCGCCTACAGTCCATTTACCAGTGTTCTGGTCGAAGCGGACCTGATCATTGCGATAGCGATAACCGGCGTTGATGACCTTGTTCGGGTTGTCTTCAGGCTGGTAGTGGAACATCGCGCTACCCGAACGCGGGCTGTGGCTGTCCGGATCCCAGTTGTAGTCGGCCGTGGTGCGCCAATCGCGGTTCCAGCGATATTCGTATTCCAGTGCGTATGGCGAAACCTTGGACCTTGCGTCGTCGCGATCCCTGACGTCGATACCTGGCAGCTGGACTTCACGATTCTTGAAGTACACCGCTTGGCCGACGCTGATGCGTTGACGCTCGAAACCGTCGTCTTCGATCCAGCGGTTGGTCACGCCCAGGGACAGCTTGTTCTCGTCACCGACGCGGTCGGAGCCAGAGAAGCGGTTGTCACGGAACAGTGACGCGTAGTTGAAGGTGTACTCGCTGGTATCGAACACCGGAATGTCGGCCTGGTCTTTCTCAGGCACATAGAGATAGTACAGGCGAGGTTCCAGGGTCTGGCGATAGTTCTTGCCGAACCATTGGGTGTTGCGATCGAAATACAGGCCGCTGTCGATGCTGGCGATGGGTACGCCACGGTTCTGGTTACGATCGTAGGTGCCGTTGAGACGGTCGCCTTCAGCACCTTGAGCAGCAATCTGGCTTTTGCCAGTGCCATCCAGGTCCAGGTCATATTGTGTGTATTGATACTTGAGCGTTGGCTTCAGGAAGCCATACGTCCAGTTCAATGGCAGGCTGACGGCCGGTGCCAGGTTGAGGCGGTCACCGGTGGCGCGGGCCAGGCCTTGAATGTTGTTGTCCAGGCGAGGAGTGATGTTGCCGTCTTCGTCGCTGAAGTTGCCGTTTTCCAGATCCCGGTCAAACCGCACGAGTTCGGTGTTGTACGAGAAATTCAGACCGTTTGGATGATACGGCAGCGCACCATTGAAGGTGATCTGCGGTAAGCGGTTGTACGGCGTGGTGTTCGAAACGGTTGCCAGCTGATAAGCCTGGGCATTTACCGCAGCAGTGTAGTTATCACCACGGTACGTCACGGAACCCTGCTGATTCACGTAATCCGCGCTTTTCACGCCAATCTGGTCAGTCTGCAGATCCTGGAAGTAATACGGATCGCTGATCTTGGTGTAGTCGACCTGCGTGAGTACGCGCGAATCGAGGCCACCCTTGTGCTGCCAGTTGTACATGTAGCGGGTTTTTTCGTAATCGGTCTGCTTGCTGCGATCGGTGTTGTCGTCGTTCAGGTACGCGGCGCCAAACTGACCTTCGCTGGACTTGGTCAGGTAACGGAACTCGCCTTCCACCAACATGCCACGCTTGCTCATGTAGCGCGGATACAACGTGGCATCGTAGTTCGGTGCCAGGTTGAAGTAGTACGGCGTGACCAACATGAAGCCGGTATCGCTGCCGGTGCCGATGGTCGGCGGCAGGAAACCGGATTGGCGACGGTCATCGATCGGGAAGTAGATGTACGGCGTGTACAGGACCGGAATGTCCTTGACTCGCAGTGTCACGTTGGTCGCGGTACCGAAACCGGTGGCCGGGTTCAAGGTGATGTTGTTGCCCTTGAGCTGCCAGGCGTTGCTGTTCGGTTCGCACGTGGTGTACGTACCATCCTTGAGACGGATGATCGCGTTTTCGGCACGTTTGGCGTACAGCGCGTTACCGCGGATACGGGATTTGTGCATCACGTATTCGGCGTTATCGACCTTGGCTTCGCCTGTGTCGAGTTGCACTTCTGCGTGGTCGCCCACGATCAGCGCGCCATTGTCGCGAACCCGGACGTTGCCGTTCAGTTCGCCACGGCTCTCGGCCTGGTACAGGCTCGCTTCGTCGGCTTCGACCTGCATGCTGCCTTGGCGCATGACGACGTCACCGGCCAGCGTGCCGACTTGATCATCGGTGTTATAGCGCGAAGCCTTCGCGCCGATAAAGGTCGGAGCGTCACTTTTATTCGTCTTGTCATTCATGCCAGGACGAATTGGTTCGATATAGGAACCAGAGCAGTAAGGACCGGTTTCGGCCAACTGCGCAGCAGTGAGGTTCTCACGCGGAACCCAGTCGAGGTGACTGTAGTCTGCGCTTCGGGACTTCAGGCCGCGGCCCTTGGACTCGGTGACGAGCACAGGCTTGGCGCCAGTGTCTTCACTGGTGCCATTCTGGGCCGGAGCTTCGCCGTTCGCGGTGACTGCTGCGCTGCCGTCATGGACGGGTCGCGGCGGCAATGCAGCTGCCGGCGACTTGGGCGCACAGTCCCAGGCACCCGAAGCAGAGACTGAGCAGTCATACTGTTCCGCGGCGACCACGTAGGAAGTGGCTAGGGGTTGCAGGGCCAGCAGACTGCCGGTAACCAACAACGGAAATTTTTTACGAAACGCGGGGGATTTCAATGCCATCTTATTAGTCCGGGCTTCCTGCGTGCCATCTGCCCGCGGTGTGGGCCGCACGCCTCTCGATGGTCTGAAAAAGATGCTGGATAATAAAGCATGACCCGCTTGACGGCTAGCGCCGTCGGAGACCCTTGTAATGCCTGACCAAGATGTACGCTTGCAACACCTGAAAGTTTGGCTCGATGAGCAGTTGGCGACCCTCTTTGCCGAGCAAGGCTGGGGCGCCGTTCCCCCGGCCACGTTGACCGCGGCCAGTAGCGACGCAAGTTTCCGGCGCTATTTCCGCTGGGAAGGCGAGGGCAGAAGTTTCGTCGTGATGGACGCTCCGCCGCCCCAGGAAAACTGCAAACCCTTCGTGGATATCGCTTTTCTGCTGGCGAAATCGGGAATAAATGTTCCGAAAATTTATGCCGAAGACCTCGAACGCGGTTTTCTTTTGCTCAATGACCTGGGCAACAAGACGTATCTGGACGTGATCGACAGCGAAAATGCCGACGATTTGTTCAAGGATGCCCTACAGGCACTGTTGGCATTTCAACAATTGCCAATGGTGGCGCCGCTGCCTAGTTATGACGTGGCATTGCTGCGCCGCGAGCTGGAACTGTTTCCCGAGTGGTACGTAAAGCATGAGCTGGGCATCGAGTTTGACGCCGCGCAGCAAATGCTCTGGCAGCAAGTTACTGAACTGTTGATCGACAGCGCCCTGGCTCAGCCAAAAGTACTGGTCCACCGCGACTACATGCCGCGCAACCTGATGCTCAGCGAGCCGAATCCCGGCGTGCTGGATTTCCAGGACGCGGTTTATGGTCCGGTGACCTACGACGTGACGTGCCTGTTCAAGGACGCATTCCTCAGCTGGCCCGAAGAACGCGTATACGCCTGGTTGCAGGATTACTGGCAGCAGGCCGGCGCACTGGGCATCCCGGTTCAGCCTGACTTCGACGAGTTTCACCGTGCCAGCGACCTGATGGGCGTGCAACGTCACTTGAAAGTGATCGGCATCTTCGCGCGCATCTGTCATCGCGACGGCAAGCCGCGCTACCTGGCCGACGTGCCACGCTTCTTTGCTTATATAGACGCGGTGATTGCCCGTCGTCCCGAGTTGGCGGAGCTGGACGTGTTGTTGGCCAGTCTGCGTGCTGGAGCCAATGCATGAAGGCAATGATTCTGGCTGCGGGCAAAGGCGAACGCATGCGTCCGCTGACCCTGACCACGCCAAAAC containing:
- the surA gene encoding peptidylprolyl isomerase SurA — its product is MKTKLSDCLRPLVLGALFLGTAANAAVQSIDKVVAIVDNDVVMQSQLDQRVHEVQQTIAKRGAAVPPTSVLDQQVLERLIVENLQLQIGERSGIRITDEELNQAVGTIAQRNNMSIDQFRAALAHDGLSYDDARDQIRREMIISRVRQRRVAERIQVSEQEVKNFLASDLGKMQLSEEFRLANILIPTPESANSDAIQAAAKQADAVYQQLKQGADFAQLAIAKSASETALEGGDMGFRKAAQLPPPFDRMLSTMAVGDITQPMRTPGGFIILKILEKRGGETQMRDEVHVRHILVKPSPIRDEEKTKALAQSLYTRIEAGEDFGELAKSFSEDPGSALNGGDLNWIDPNALVPEFREVMARTPQGQLSKPFKTQYGWHVLEVLGRRATDSTTQAREQQAMTVLRNRKYDEELQTWLRQIRDEAYVEIKLPGADQAAQ
- a CDS encoding LPS-assembly protein LptD gives rise to the protein MALKSPAFRKKFPLLVTGSLLALQPLATSYVVAAEQYDCSVSASGAWDCAPKSPAAALPPRPVHDGSAAVTANGEAPAQNGTSEDTGAKPVLVTESKGRGLKSRSADYSHLDWVPRENLTAAQLAETGPYCSGSYIEPIRPGMNDKTNKSDAPTFIGAKASRYNTDDQVGTLAGDVVMRQGSMQVEADEASLYQAESRGELNGNVRVRDNGALIVGDHAEVQLDTGEAKVDNAEYVMHKSRIRGNALYAKRAENAIIRLKDGTYTTCEPNSNAWQLKGNNITLNPATGFGTATNVTLRVKDIPVLYTPYIYFPIDDRRQSGFLPPTIGTGSDTGFMLVTPYYFNLAPNYDATLYPRYMSKRGMLVEGEFRYLTKSSEGQFGAAYLNDDNTDRSKQTDYEKTRYMYNWQHKGGLDSRVLTQVDYTKISDPYYFQDLQTDQIGVKSADYVNQQGSVTYRGDNYTAAVNAQAYQLATVSNTTPYNRLPQITFNGALPYHPNGLNFSYNTELVRFDRDLENGNFSDEDGNITPRLDNNIQGLARATGDRLNLAPAVSLPLNWTYGFLKPTLKYQYTQYDLDLDGTGKSQIAAQGAEGDRLNGTYDRNQNRGVPIASIDSGLYFDRNTQWFGKNYRQTLEPRLYYLYVPEKDQADIPVFDTSEYTFNYASLFRDNRFSGSDRVGDENKLSLGVTNRWIEDDGFERQRISVGQAVYFKNREVQLPGIDVRDRDDARSKVSPYALEYEYRWNRDWRTTADYNWDPDSHSPRSGSAMFHYQPEDNPNKVINAGYRYRNDQVRFDQNTGKWTVGGGDLGVEGQPGFVKDYYKIQQHDFSVIWPIVPQWNAISRWQYDYNRNRTLEAFGGFEYDNCCWKLRLINRYWVAYDETSQDVQQNEKGDHGVFLQIVLKGLGGLTGAKVESFLDKGIQGYREREDQAF
- a CDS encoding aminoglycoside phosphotransferase family protein, with translation MPDQDVRLQHLKVWLDEQLATLFAEQGWGAVPPATLTAASSDASFRRYFRWEGEGRSFVVMDAPPPQENCKPFVDIAFLLAKSGINVPKIYAEDLERGFLLLNDLGNKTYLDVIDSENADDLFKDALQALLAFQQLPMVAPLPSYDVALLRRELELFPEWYVKHELGIEFDAAQQMLWQQVTELLIDSALAQPKVLVHRDYMPRNLMLSEPNPGVLDFQDAVYGPVTYDVTCLFKDAFLSWPEERVYAWLQDYWQQAGALGIPVQPDFDEFHRASDLMGVQRHLKVIGIFARICHRDGKPRYLADVPRFFAYIDAVIARRPELAELDVLLASLRAGANA